The Maniola jurtina chromosome 21, ilManJurt1.1, whole genome shotgun sequence genome contains the following window.
ttttatgttttagttGTGACTTGGATCGAACTACTATGGTCATATTTCTAGACGTAGACCGTTTTTTGACTAAAAATGATATCCGAGCCTTAAAAACTGCGAGATGGCCTTGGATTGAAACTCATTTCTTGTTATCTCGCAATTGCCATGGTTGTGGCAAGAGAGTTTCAACATATTCTGGAGAAAGGCCAGTTCATATTGTTTTGAAGGAAGAAcacataaaattattgttaaacgaaaaaaaattttggtGTGAAAATTGCAACTTCGCCGTTTATGACCATTTCACTAGTGACGAATGTGAActaggtaattaattttattacttcatttcataaatattttttaaagattgtaaTTGCTGCTTGGTGGAAATCATCCGTAAATATACTAGATAAGTATTTCTAGGGTTTAACCTGTGGTATAACTGCGGGGAATCCCTGTgttatgtaggtaatgtttgaACTGAAGTTAGCCGCGCGCGCGGGATAGCTGGCGCGGCGCTCGCTCGCCAGTCGCATGCCGCGTGCGTGTCTGTTCTTGTTCAGTAAGCTCTTAGTTAGCTGTGCTAATGTGATGACGGCGGACGTGCGTGAATAATATTGAGCAATAATTTTTCGTTTACATCACAAAGGTTGATGTTATGCACTGCTTACTTAACCTGTTCATCTGACGCCCACTAGCACCAAAGATAAACCACCGGCGCCGGTTAACCGAACTTTGACAACATCATACCATAGGAACATATTTTGGGATAAGTATTGGTGCAGGTGGGAACTAAGGACTAAAATTTCAATTGTTCTTGCATCTTGACTCATGACGCCTTGCGTACCTGAACCGGTGCTTTTCTTAGTGCTTACGTTCGTCCCTAATATTCTACCTATATCGTTTAAGCAAAATTGTATTACGTGCAAATTAACTTGTGTGCGTTTCACAAGTGAGCTCTCTTTTCGTTATGTTGGCAGCATGCGAAATTGTTCGAAAATAATCCGTAGGCTCATGTAATAAGGACGTTCATTAAAGAATGGGCATAAGGACGTCCTTATTGCATCTCCATACAGATTATTTTTGGACAATTCGCAATGCTGCCAATATAACGGAGCTCTATGTAAACTATTGCATCTGTCTCCGTAAGTTCGTTCGGTTTGTTTCTTATGGTTTGATgtattataaaatgtatttatagttacatgtatttttttacagaTTCCTGCCATGCCTTTCTCAGTAGTGCAAACAATTGAAAAAGGCGAATTAAGATTAACGGCCGTACCAGATCTGTGGGTGcataataaattacttttttggCCAAAGAAGTCAGCAGATAAATTAAGGAGGCAGGAAAATAGTTCACCTGATGCTTCTTGGGAAATCATGTCATGtgatgtaaaaagaaaaaatcttaaaacatTTCAAGAGGCACAGGATGAAATTGATACAATGAGTGACAAATCAGATACTGAAACTGACGAAGGAGATACGAACCGTCGATCATTACGCAAGGAAAAATATCCCTTGCCAGATAAATCTTTCAACGAATTGGCGAAGACTTTAACAGATGTAAGTATCATCCATCATCCAAGTTACCAGTTCCTATACCAGTTCTAGAACCACTAGATGCCACGTTTGACACATATTGCGAGGGTTATTAGGTATTATATGATagaacaataaaatttataaatttatatgTATCACCCATTATTGGTGAGAGGTGGTCAGCCTTTCGCCTATTATACAGCAGTACCCTTATATCCCACTTACAGACTCAATCATCTTGGTGAAAGAATTGTGTATCCTGCGTTGGTGGAccttaaagtaaataaataaataaataaaaatgttataatcatattttttttcagaatcATAATCAAATGCTAAGTACCACAACACCAGTCACTCAAGTAGCCCAGAAATCCCAAGAAGACACAAATTGCTGTTTTGTGCCCCAAGACCAGATTGTTGGTACAGTCGAGGGCAATATTCCTGTCACAATTCCGGAATCGAATTTCCTCTTTTATACACATACAGAACCGGAAATTTCAACACCAACTAACGAGATTGAAGCTATTAAGGAGAGCATAGCAACCATTATAGCCAATCAAAATTCCTTACATGAAATCCAAACTAATATGTGTGTAAAGATCTCAGAAATACAAACAGAGCTAAGATCATTCATAAAAATGAGCGTATCACAAAAAAGAGTTGACGAAGAGCCAactctaataaaaaatatcaaagacCTTgaggaatttgaaaaaaatctatCAAATAGAACATTCAAAGATAACATGTTGATGAAATTTGTCGGTGTGTGTTCTAAAGGTTTGGGCAAAGGCGGCGTAAATGCCTACCACTTGGTCGattctttgtttgaaagaaaTTTTCTTAAGCAATGTACGTGGACTGGCTTTTCCAAGAAAGAAGcagtaaaaatatgttttaaagcGTTTACGAGAACGATTTCtcttttttttgatattatccACGCAACAGATGAAAGTTTTACAAAAGTGGACTGcgataaattttttaaaactattttgaaaAATGCTCATAAACGCAGCGAAAGCAATCAGAGGATGTCGGCTCCAAAAGTTAGAgtaataaagagaaaaaggaCAGCAAAAACTCTTCCAATAGATGTGCCGATTGAGAATGTTAACGGAGAGGGCTCCGGTCAAAACAGCGTCGAGACTCCCGATTTAAACAATGAAGAGAGATCTGACCAAAATGATGTTGAGATTTTCTATCAAAGTGATGAAGAGAGGCCTGATAAAACGACGAAGGGATGTCCGACTAATTGAGTACGTAGTTAATGTTTTCATATAATGTTTACACACCTACATTTGGTAACTCGATTCATTTTTTGTCGCTGATTTTTGAATAATCCTAGATTAGGtgggaataattaattattgatggTGATATTACTTAACAAGAGGTTAAGTTTTCATAGTTGTTATttctaagtttattttaaagttcCTTTGGTAGCTAAGACTTGTTGGTTGAATAAAAGAGCACCTATTTAACTAAACGtgaaaaaagtgatttttgatgtacctatataacaaaattttgtattgtagtacttatacctaaaattaaaaagcaaaCAAGCTATGTAGAAAATAGTAGTACCAATAGTAAAAGCTGTTTGTATTGATGAATGCTATCATCTGCTTATGGGATCAAAACCTTCGAAACGGGTTGGAAGATTTTTGTGTGGAGCCTGAGGGGTTGCGTCCCACCTACAACTTTTCTTGTGAAAAGTCGTAGCCATTGATGGAACTTCCATAAATCGATAGATTGTTTCAATACGAATCGAAACTGAAGAGTGATAAAATCTCTTAAAGTGTCACATTTCCGAGATACAGGCCATCAAACGTTCTAATATTGGAGTTTTGAAACTTTTGACAGCCTTTACCTTGGAAATGTGAGATTTTATCACTCTTTAGTTTCAATTTGTATTAAAGCGAACTATCGAGTTATGGAAGTTCCATCAATGGCTGcgacttttcacaaaaaagtTGTAGGTAGGCCGGGCCCAACCTAGGCCAAATGCTGTTTTTACCAtagttttgtatattttttttaatttgttggaATTGTGAGTtttgttcattaatttttaagcacataattttttaatgttaaattttttaactttttttgtttaacCTACAACTATAGAGTATTTCGTTAGCATAACTTAGTAATCTGACGAATTTTGGCTATTAATTTTAAAGTCACGTTTGGTTagtcaaaaattatatttatttttatctatatgtAAGCATAAATAAAGGAAAGGAAGTATTTGATACACAAGATACTGAAGGACTTGTAATTGTGATAAATGATTGTGACTGTTTCTTGTCAATATGCTAAaggaaaggaacgtgattacctCATTGATTATACCTTTTAAGATTGATTTTGGTCTCGCTTTAagattattgtaataaaaaaaattgttattgaaataataaaactttaattttgattattacagaCTTTTATTATGTTCACTTACAGAGTATGTAACAAAGGTATGAAAAACATTTTCCTACCATACAAAATACTCACCATTTTACACTTaataattgaaattttgaaaatatcggCCTCTCTGTTGCGATGTAATTCATCATTATCACACtgataaatgtttaaaaaagaaGATTTTAGTGGCTTTTCAAATGCATCTTGAGTTTGTTGCACAACAAAACCACGTATTTCTATATCTTGCTCCTGGGTCtgactattgtttttaatataaaatgataTGAATTCAACCAAGTGATTATCATTAGTGAGAAACCATTTGTCTTGTTTCTTTTTTGATAATGTAAATGAATTTaaacataaaacatttttctttataaCTGGACATTTGTTGTTCTCTGTTGTTAGACTATTTAACTCAACTAAATCCCTTTCAATGATTCTCCTTGCAATTTGACGTAGTGGCTTTTTTCCATGTCTTACCATATGCTTCAAATGTTGAAGTTTATTTTCGAATTCGTAGGCATTAAAATTTTGCAGAGTCCCGAATTTTTTAACCTCGTCAACTAAATGTGAGAGATTGTGAATGTTACTTGTCACATAGTCTTTACCGTATATTCTTTTGAACTGTTCTGTAAAATGTGCCAACATTTCTTCAGCAATCTGAAggaatttaaaatgtttttcgaTCGAACAGATTGTGATAGCACAAAAGAAATGCATGAAATGTGTATAAGCTTCTTCTTTTAAGACCTCCTTAAGAATCACCAAGCTAAGGTAGTAAAGAAAACTACGAAACTCTGAACCTTTCCAGTGTTTTAAAATGTCCAGTGATCTAACTGACCGATGTATTTCTGTAGGCATTTCACAATCATTTAAGAAATTGTCAACTTTAGCTATATCGCTAGCACTCCATTTAGTTAGATAAATACCAAAATTGCCATCACGCCATCCTATTAGTAATCTTTTCATAAGCCCCAGGTCAATGAGATGCAGCGAATCTGACACCGGAAAATCTTCAATCATATCAATGTTGAGTTTGAGTAACGGCGAGTCTAACTTGTGGTGTTGCCCGTATTTCTTTTTACGAAAGTCTTGGTCATTCCTTTTGGGGCAATTAAACTGGGGAAATGTCACAGTATTTGATTTGTGAGAGTATTCCCCGACCACCGTGCATTTAAGGCATCCATGTTTACTATTAAAGTTCGATACACCTGAAacaattatattgtttttaattagCTGAATTAGTTAATTAGCTGATagtttgaatgaatgaatgaatgaatgaatgaatgaatgaatgaatgaatatacttttattgcacACCACACAAATTATAAGAACAGACAAAAAGAGCTTAATAACTAGTATCTACTATATGTTTCTATACTATGTAATTAGtgaaataaaaaccttttatcaTAGCTCTTGCAGGTGAATCGCAAATGAATGCTCCTAATTTGacatgtattattttttctcTTTGTGATTTGTCTGTTATTTTAAGTCCCTCTTGAAGTTGCTGCATTTCTGTTACAAAAGGTCCCAAAAAAGTGTCAAGATCTTTAGGCTTTCCATCACCAGCATAGATACCTATGAAAAAAGCAAACATTGTCATCtaagattttcattattttgtctACGAAGCTGACGTAACAGGTACTTACCTACGACAAAAGGCGGCAGTGGAATTTCAGATACTGAACATAAAATGGGCCAAAACTGGTACTTAGAACTTTTAAACACTGGAAGGCCgtcaatgtttatttttaaagaaattttatcAGGTGGGACAGAGAGCTcttcaacaatattttttaaacattttttcagACCATTATGCCAATATTCCCCTGGAGCTGAACAAATAATATCCACATTTGCCTTGTTTGTTTGTAGAAGAGTTCGTGCGTCATTAGGGAGGAtatttttcaactttatatttaaaatttttaataatgaatttaaCGCCACATGTGGAATATTGTGTTCTACTGCCCATTTACTAAGGTTACTACGTAGTTTATTATTCTCCTCGTATGTTGAATAGCAGTCATCTTCATCTTCCTGCTCAGAATCAGAGTTGTCACAAATATATTCCTCGTCATCGTCCGAGTCTAAATCACTTGTTGTGGGTAAAACCTTGTTTTGTACCGAAACGCCACTACTAACTCCTGGACTAATatcttgaaaattattatttcgtcCGGAACCCTCACCATCTTCTACAGAACGTTCTTGGCTCGATGTAAATCTAGTACTCGGCACACTTATCATTTGTTGGTATGTTTTCTGCACTTTCCTTTTATATGAACCGCTTTTTTTTAACCGCTTCCATATGTTTATatccatttttataataatttaataaaaacccaATGACTCAAAAGAAATCAAAATGGCCGTGAAGATGCGATAAACATTAAAAGCAATTGTCTTCTTAAATGGACTTCACGAAGATATCTTTGGACACTAATAGTTTTACAAGAAACCTTTACATAGAAATTAAGACTATAACAGCATTCGAGAGTCCACAATAATACCACGTACGTTCTTAGAGGAAACCCTTGTAGAATTCACTTATAATTGGCACGTAAAGTTGACTTATAAACCCCTACAAGGTCAAGTAACAAATGCAAATGGTTCTAAGTGTATTTAGTTctataaattactattactgGCTTAAGACACTTATAGCGGATTTATAATTACTTCTTGTAGACAATTATAAGTGTAACTTACTGGAGCAAGTTTTCTCAAGTGTATTTACACCTATACAACACTTTTATAGGCCTTCTTAGCCTTTACTGCGCCTATAATTTCGTTCTATACATGACTATAAGTCAACTTATAGGAACAGGTGTACTATAAACCTAAACGAACTCCGTGTAACCTGTTATAAGCTTGGTAGTAAAACCTGGAACCACTAAGAGAGAGGTACTAGTGCTGTGAGCCTGTAAACTGTGCACTACAGGAGAACTTTGTTACTTGGGATGTACTCGTATGACAGTAGCTCGACTCGCCTCGCTCGGTCACACTATGCAAACTGCTGGCGTCGCACAAGACAGCTACTGCATCAGTGTACTCGCATACTTCATCTGTATCATGTCTCGTGCAATGTTGTTGCAAAATACACGTTTAATCACAGTACATACCACAATAAAAGCGGTCACGAAAATACTTTGTGTTGAAATACTTAGAATTGAAAAAGCTATacaaaaaaagaagaagaaaagacGTATTTGAGTCAGGAATTGGCTGCAAAGAAAAGGAGCAACGCATACAATATTTAAAGAGCTATATGATGAAGATTCCCGAGAATATAAAGAGGTTATGAGAGTGACACCTGAACAAGTggaaatacttttaaattttattgctcCAAAAATTCAACGTGATGATACACTGATGAGGGATGCGATACCTGCAA
Protein-coding sequences here:
- the LOC123876335 gene encoding uncharacterized protein LOC123876335; this encodes MDINIWKRLKKSGSYKRKVQKTYQQMISVPSTRFTSSQERSVEDGEGSGRNNNFQDISPGVSSGVSVQNKVLPTTSDLDSDDDEEYICDNSDSEQEDEDDCYSTYEENNKLRSNLSKWAVEHNIPHVALNSLLKILNIKLKNILPNDARTLLQTNKANVDIICSAPGEYWHNGLKKCLKNIVEELSVPPDKISLKINIDGLPVFKSSKYQFWPILCSVSEIPLPPFVVGIYAGDGKPKDLDTFLGPFVTEMQQLQEGLKITDKSQREKIIHVKLGAFICDSPARAMIKGVSNFNSKHGCLKCTVVGEYSHKSNTVTFPQFNCPKRNDQDFRKKKYGQHHKLDSPLLKLNIDMIEDFPVSDSLHLIDLGLMKRLLIGWRDGNFGIYLTKWSASDIAKVDNFLNDCEMPTEIHRSVRSLDILKHWKGSEFRSFLYYLSLVILKEVLKEEAYTHFMHFFCAITICSIEKHFKFLQIAEEMLAHFTEQFKRIYGKDYVTSNIHNLSHLVDEVKKFGTLQNFNAYEFENKLQHLKHMVRHGKKPLRQIARRIIERDLVELNSLTTENNKCPVIKKNVLCLNSFTLSKKKQDKWFLTNDNHLVEFISFYIKNNSQTQEQDIEIRGFVVQQTQDAFEKPLKSSFLNIYQCDNDELHRNREADIFKISIIKCKMVSILYGRKMFFIPLLHTL
- the LOC123876344 gene encoding uncharacterized protein LOC123876344; protein product: MPFSVVQTIEKGELRLTAVPDLWVHNKLLFWPKKSADKLRRQENSSPDASWEIMSCDVKRKNLKTFQEAQDEIDTMSDKSDTETDEGDTNRRSLRKEKYPLPDKSFNELAKTLTDNHNQMLSTTTPVTQVAQKSQEDTNCCFVPQDQIVGTVEGNIPVTIPESNFLFYTHTEPEISTPTNEIEAIKESIATIIANQNSLHEIQTNMCVKISEIQTELRSFIKMSVSQKRVDEEPTLIKNIKDLEEFEKNLSNRTFKDNMLMKFVGVCSKGLGKGGVNAYHLVDSLFERNFLKQCTWTGFSKKEAVKICFKAFTRTISLFFDIIHATDESFTKVDCDKFFKTILKNAHKRSESNQRMSAPKVRVIKRKRTAKTLPIDVPIENVNGEGSGQNSVETPDLNNEERSDQNDVEIFYQSDEERPDKTTKGCPTN